A part of Solidesulfovibrio sp. genomic DNA contains:
- a CDS encoding ABC-three component system middle component 1: protein MKSIIDLILKQHSYIAEEKVQLDSIGFYKHSDKNIASYFLINNVDCREFEQNEKLMKLALEKLERDYSISDDSQNETIKMIIQKSFDNNQEASQIDKNTSAIYLIQFSDMKNLNLHRNLIYAIEESPNYFKRYIIPYTETQLTVLQSTIENYEGRGIADILSDIANNEDEYYKLLEGKNIGSVYELVIRLFSKVPFLQYKFKADPTPLSIESDISQKITDDIEKYHNLIKHGNCTLEQLLEIENDLEVDDQKLEKELNRLLGGVK, encoded by the coding sequence ATGAAATCAATTATAGATTTAATTTTAAAGCAACATTCATATATTGCTGAAGAAAAAGTGCAACTGGACTCTATTGGTTTTTATAAGCATAGTGATAAAAATATTGCAAGCTATTTTTTGATAAATAATGTTGACTGCAGAGAATTTGAACAGAACGAGAAATTAATGAAACTTGCTCTAGAAAAATTAGAGAGGGATTACTCAATTTCAGATGATTCTCAAAATGAAACCATAAAAATGATAATTCAAAAATCCTTTGATAATAATCAAGAAGCAAGCCAAATTGATAAAAATACTTCTGCGATTTATTTAATTCAGTTTAGTGATATGAAAAATCTAAACTTGCATCGGAATTTAATATACGCTATTGAGGAATCCCCAAATTACTTTAAACGATACATTATTCCTTATACCGAAACACAACTTACTGTTTTACAATCAACGATAGAAAATTATGAAGGAAGAGGTATTGCTGATATACTCAGTGATATTGCCAATAATGAAGATGAATATTATAAATTACTAGAAGGTAAAAATATTGGGAGTGTATATGAACTTGTAATTCGTCTATTTTCAAAAGTGCCCTTTTTACAGTACAAATTTAAAGCTGACCCAACACCCCTATCCATTGAGAGCGATATTTCTCAAAAAATTACAGACGACATAGAGAAATATCATAATCTAATTAAACATGGAAATTGCACCCTAGAGCAATTGCTCGAAATAGAAAATGATCTTGAGGTGGATGATCAAAAATTGGAGAAAGAGCTAAACCGTTTGCTTGGAGGTGTCAAATAA